In Gammaproteobacteria bacterium, one DNA window encodes the following:
- a CDS encoding acetate--CoA ligase family protein, translating to MTLRRIFEPASIAVVGASANPTKRGYQILRGLAKSGYPGPVYAVNPRGGRLLGHVLLTSVEALPAGVDLAVLCTPARMAPALVRACGERGVGGVVVLAVGFGESGSRGTELEARLGEAAHAHGVRVIGPNTSGMMNLHQAVNLIGVRGVRAGGIALLVQSGNIALGLMNEIGARTREGVSVCCGLGNQVDVGFDEVLEYLGEDAHTKAVIAHVEGFTDARAFLRAAARVTPRKPVVVIKSGRTAVGARAALSHTGAVAGPYDRLRAGLAQAGVTEVRRTDQLVAVAHALASQPAAPPGSGIAILSDGGGQNTLAVDSITESRARLATLAHETRDRLTEVLGPAAAVANPVDVAGAADTDPGAFARALDVLAPDPAVGIVLVVGLFGGYGIRFSDTLTASETEAARAMAARMRALGKVMVVHSMYTTHDSPPLEAFVDAGIPVIESLEAACRAAVELERRSRRARAHRWDPEGHLGGIGPISPHLAIRAAREEGRITLIEVEARALLEAAGLAFPAAEVADSGHAAARAAERLGCPVAVKLLSRRITHKSDAGGVVLDVADGAAAARAFEAIVSNAHAHARAEGLPPEAWSVLVTPMLPAPTAELLIGAYRDPQLGPMLTVGIGGTRVEVLRDVTHRVLPIQPRDVEMMIGELRARPLLDGTRGHPRVCLAGIIQAAESVARCIMEWSDVAEVEVNPLFAYADRAVPADARVVLSPP from the coding sequence ATGACCCTCCGGCGCATCTTCGAGCCCGCTTCGATCGCGGTGGTGGGGGCCAGCGCCAATCCCACGAAGAGGGGCTACCAGATCCTGCGCGGGCTGGCGAAGTCGGGCTATCCGGGGCCGGTCTACGCGGTGAATCCGCGCGGCGGACGACTGTTGGGACACGTGCTGCTCACATCCGTGGAGGCGCTGCCGGCCGGGGTGGATCTGGCCGTGCTGTGCACCCCCGCCCGGATGGCGCCCGCGCTCGTGCGCGCCTGCGGGGAGCGGGGCGTCGGGGGGGTGGTGGTGCTGGCGGTGGGCTTCGGCGAGTCGGGAAGCCGGGGCACGGAACTGGAGGCCCGCCTGGGCGAGGCGGCGCATGCGCACGGCGTTCGGGTGATCGGTCCGAACACCTCCGGGATGATGAACCTGCACCAGGCAGTAAACCTGATCGGCGTGCGCGGTGTGCGGGCCGGCGGGATCGCGCTGCTGGTGCAGTCGGGCAACATCGCGCTGGGGCTCATGAACGAGATCGGCGCGCGCACACGGGAGGGGGTTTCCGTCTGCTGCGGGCTCGGCAACCAGGTCGACGTCGGGTTCGACGAGGTGCTCGAGTACCTGGGTGAAGACGCGCACACCAAGGCGGTGATCGCGCATGTGGAGGGGTTCACGGACGCGCGCGCCTTCCTGCGGGCCGCCGCCCGGGTCACGCCCCGCAAGCCCGTGGTGGTGATCAAGTCGGGGCGGACGGCGGTGGGGGCCAGGGCGGCCCTTTCGCACACCGGGGCGGTGGCGGGTCCGTACGACCGGTTGCGCGCGGGACTGGCGCAGGCCGGAGTGACCGAGGTGCGCCGCACCGACCAGCTGGTGGCCGTCGCGCATGCACTGGCGTCGCAGCCCGCCGCGCCGCCCGGGAGCGGGATCGCCATCCTCTCGGACGGCGGCGGGCAGAACACCCTGGCGGTAGACTCGATCACCGAGTCGAGGGCGCGGCTGGCGACCCTTGCGCACGAGACCCGGGACCGGCTGACGGAGGTGCTGGGCCCGGCCGCCGCGGTGGCCAACCCGGTAGACGTGGCGGGAGCGGCGGACACCGACCCGGGTGCGTTCGCGCGCGCCCTGGATGTGCTCGCCCCCGACCCGGCGGTCGGGATCGTTCTGGTGGTGGGGCTCTTCGGGGGCTACGGCATCCGCTTCTCCGATACCCTCACCGCCTCCGAGACCGAGGCCGCCCGGGCGATGGCGGCCAGGATGCGCGCCCTCGGCAAGGTCATGGTCGTGCACTCCATGTACACGACCCACGACAGCCCGCCCCTGGAGGCCTTCGTCGACGCCGGCATTCCCGTGATCGAGTCGCTGGAAGCGGCGTGCCGCGCCGCGGTCGAGCTCGAGCGCAGATCGCGGCGGGCGCGCGCGCACCGCTGGGATCCCGAAGGCCATCTTGGGGGGATCGGCCCGATCTCGCCCCATCTCGCGATCCGCGCAGCCCGCGAGGAAGGGCGCATCACCCTGATCGAGGTGGAGGCGCGCGCCCTGCTGGAGGCGGCGGGACTGGCCTTCCCGGCCGCCGAGGTCGCCGATTCGGGACACGCAGCGGCCCGGGCGGCCGAGCGCCTCGGGTGCCCTGTGGCGGTCAAGCTCCTCTCCCGCCGGATCACCCACAAGTCGGACGCCGGCGGGGTGGTGCTCGACGTGGCGGATGGCGCCGCCGCCGCCCGCGCCTTCGAGGCCATCGTCTCAAATGCACATGCCCATGCCCGCGCCGAAGGCCTGCCTCCTGAAGCCTGGTCCGTACTGGTCACCCCGATGCTGCCCGCACCCACGGCCGAACTGCTCATTGGGGCGTACCGCGACCCCCAGCTCGGTCCCATGCTGACCGTAGGCATCGGCGGCACCCGGGTGGAGGTACTGCGCGATGTCACCCACCGGGTGCTTCCCATCCAGCCCCGTGACGTGGAGATGATGATCGGGGAACTGCGCGCCCGTCCTCTGCTTGACGGTACCCGGGGCCATCCACGCGTCTGCCTCGCCGGAATCATCCAGGCCGCCGAGTCCGTAGCCCGCTGCATCATGGAGTGGAGCGACGTCGCCGAAGTCGAAGTCAATCCCCTGTTCGCCTACGCCGACCGCGCCGTGCCAGCCGACGCGCGCGTGGTCCTGTCCCCTCCGTGA
- a CDS encoding arsenate reductase ArsC, translating into MTGLGESWRSDADALREPGFRHILFLCVANSARSQMAEGIARDLAPAGVRVSSAGSVLASVRPQAVAALAEVGIDISGHYSKGVDEVARPVDAVVTLCAEEVCPVWLGDTHRVHWGLPDPAAATGSPQEQLEAFREVRDELHRRLSVVFGR; encoded by the coding sequence ATGACGGGGCTCGGCGAGAGCTGGCGCTCGGATGCCGACGCGCTGCGCGAACCGGGATTCCGGCACATCCTCTTCCTCTGCGTAGCCAACTCGGCGCGCAGTCAGATGGCCGAAGGGATCGCGCGTGATCTTGCGCCCGCCGGCGTCAGGGTCTCTTCCGCGGGCTCGGTGCTGGCGTCGGTGCGGCCGCAGGCGGTGGCGGCACTGGCCGAGGTCGGAATCGACATCTCGGGTCACTACTCGAAGGGCGTGGACGAGGTGGCGCGTCCGGTGGACGCCGTGGTCACGCTGTGCGCCGAGGAGGTGTGTCCGGTCTGGCTCGGGGACACGCACCGGGTGCACTGGGGCCTGCCCGACCCGGCGGCGGCTACCGGGAGCCCGCAGGAGCAACTGGAGGCCTTCCGGGAGGTGCGGGACGAGCTGCATAGGCGCCTGTCGGTGGTGTTCGGCCGATAA
- a CDS encoding PQQ-dependent sugar dehydrogenase: MRHDTDRPVRPATPILLAAHGLLGLLAACTPPPEAPSTDGEATVQTALHDFRVEEVADGLVRPFAMAFTPEGDLLVTERPGRLRIIRNGELLPDSVDGLPEIRALGRGARSMDGFEQAGLRDVVLHPDFGANRLIYLSYTRPGPDSLGNIAIARGRFADDRVTEVEELFHADAPGNGTDRSSMWGGRLAFDGDGYLFMTLGDRQWPSVGDLTAHPAQDLSNHNGTTIRIHDDGRIPADNPFLGVEGARPEIWTYGHRNAQGMAIDPETGDLWQNEHGPQGGDELNLIESGRNYGWPVVGYGVHYRSGLRIHAGTQHEDMQAPAHVWVPSIGVSGMLFYTGGAFPEWRGDALVGGLRGQRLVRLRLDQRRVVREETLLQDIGRIRDVRQGPDGLIYLAIDGTTRDIDGPPTRIVRMVPAGRR; the protein is encoded by the coding sequence ATGAGACACGATACCGACCGGCCGGTTCGCCCCGCCACACCCATCCTCCTGGCAGCCCACGGACTGCTGGGCTTGCTGGCCGCCTGCACTCCGCCCCCGGAAGCGCCGTCCACAGACGGCGAAGCCACCGTGCAGACGGCCCTCCACGACTTCCGCGTCGAGGAAGTCGCCGACGGCCTGGTCCGCCCCTTTGCCATGGCCTTCACGCCTGAGGGCGATCTGCTGGTGACGGAGCGTCCGGGCCGGCTGCGCATCATCCGAAACGGAGAGCTGCTGCCCGACTCCGTGGACGGATTGCCGGAGATACGCGCCCTGGGACGCGGAGCGCGATCCATGGACGGGTTCGAGCAGGCCGGGCTGCGCGACGTCGTTCTCCATCCGGACTTCGGCGCGAACCGCCTCATCTACCTCAGCTACACCAGGCCCGGGCCCGATTCACTGGGCAACATAGCGATCGCGCGCGGCCGATTCGCCGACGACAGGGTGACCGAGGTCGAGGAGCTGTTTCACGCCGACGCCCCGGGAAACGGAACCGACCGCAGCTCGATGTGGGGAGGACGACTCGCGTTCGACGGCGACGGGTACCTCTTCATGACGCTGGGAGACCGGCAGTGGCCTTCCGTGGGCGACCTGACGGCGCATCCCGCGCAGGACCTCTCGAATCACAACGGGACCACGATCCGGATTCACGACGACGGCCGGATCCCCGCCGACAACCCGTTCCTGGGCGTGGAGGGTGCGCGCCCGGAGATCTGGACCTACGGCCACCGCAACGCCCAGGGGATGGCCATCGACCCCGAGACCGGCGACCTGTGGCAGAACGAGCACGGCCCGCAGGGCGGAGACGAGCTCAACCTGATCGAGTCCGGCCGCAACTACGGCTGGCCCGTTGTCGGCTACGGCGTCCACTATCGGAGCGGCCTCCGGATCCACGCGGGCACACAGCACGAGGACATGCAGGCGCCGGCACACGTCTGGGTGCCCTCGATCGGCGTATCGGGGATGCTCTTCTACACGGGCGGAGCGTTCCCCGAATGGCGCGGCGACGCCCTGGTGGGCGGACTGCGCGGCCAGCGCCTGGTCCGGCTGCGCCTCGATCAGCGTCGGGTGGTCCGCGAGGAAACGCTGCTTCAGGACATCGGCCGCATCCGCGATGTTCGCCAGGGCCCCGACGGGCTGATCTACCTGGCCATCGACGGCACCACCCGCGACATCGATGGCCCGCCCACGAGGATCGTCCGAATGGTGCCGGCGGGCCGGCGGTAG